In Leucobacter sp. CX169, a single genomic region encodes these proteins:
- the lysA gene encoding diaminopimelate decarboxylase, producing the protein MSVHQPTPAGTRLGELWRILPEESAASADGVLEIGGVSVTELAERFGTPLHVYDETGLRRQIRRFVEGLRERWPNSEVLYASKSLPAVGMYRVAQEEGLSVDIAGGGELVLALAAGMDPARLYFHGNAKTDAELTMALEAGVGTVIVDNEDELDRLERLLTRPQRLLLRVIPGVEAKTHASQATGGLESKFGLPMDQAAHAIERMTAHPLMDFQGVHLHIGSQILDTEQFAEAVAKISSVGTFGTYDVGGGLGISYTYDEVAPPVDEYLDEIVAAAKRNLPADARIMIEPGRSVVARAGVTLYRVVTVKRTGHTFVAVDGGLADQMDIALTQQRYEAILADRLAEPWTETVQLVGRQCESGDLLVDGAPMPPARVGDLVVMPATGAYAYTMSNNYNGALKPAIVFVRDGEARLVTRRETYEDLLATHAPAFADATL; encoded by the coding sequence ATGAGCGTGCACCAACCCACCCCGGCCGGCACCCGCCTGGGCGAACTGTGGCGGATCCTGCCCGAAGAGAGCGCCGCAAGCGCTGACGGCGTGCTCGAGATCGGTGGCGTCTCGGTCACCGAGCTCGCGGAACGCTTTGGCACCCCGCTGCACGTCTACGACGAGACGGGCCTGCGTCGGCAGATTCGCCGGTTTGTCGAAGGGCTGCGCGAGCGCTGGCCGAACTCGGAGGTGCTGTACGCCTCGAAGTCGCTGCCCGCCGTCGGGATGTACCGCGTCGCGCAAGAGGAGGGCCTCTCGGTCGACATCGCCGGGGGCGGCGAGCTCGTGCTCGCCCTCGCCGCAGGGATGGACCCCGCGCGCCTGTACTTCCACGGCAACGCGAAGACCGACGCCGAACTGACCATGGCCCTCGAGGCCGGGGTCGGGACAGTGATCGTCGACAATGAGGACGAGCTTGACCGGCTCGAGCGACTGCTCACCCGCCCGCAGCGCCTGCTGCTGCGGGTCATCCCCGGCGTCGAGGCGAAGACGCATGCGTCGCAGGCAACCGGCGGACTCGAATCGAAGTTCGGCTTGCCGATGGACCAGGCAGCCCACGCTATCGAACGCATGACCGCCCACCCCCTCATGGACTTCCAAGGAGTCCACCTGCACATCGGGTCGCAGATTCTTGACACTGAGCAGTTCGCTGAAGCCGTCGCAAAGATCTCGTCGGTCGGGACGTTTGGCACGTACGACGTCGGGGGCGGCCTCGGCATTAGCTACACCTACGACGAGGTGGCCCCGCCCGTGGACGAGTACCTCGACGAGATCGTCGCGGCCGCGAAGCGGAACCTGCCGGCCGACGCGCGGATCATGATCGAGCCCGGACGCTCGGTTGTGGCGCGGGCAGGCGTGACGCTGTACCGGGTCGTCACGGTCAAGCGCACTGGCCACACGTTTGTGGCCGTCGACGGCGGCCTTGCCGACCAGATGGACATCGCGCTCACGCAGCAGCGTTACGAGGCGATTCTCGCCGATCGTTTGGCCGAGCCCTGGACCGAGACGGTGCAGCTCGTGGGTCGCCAGTGCGAGTCGGGAGACCTCCTCGTCGACGGAGCGCCCATGCCGCCCGCGCGAGTGGGCGACCTCGTCGTGATGCCGGCCACCGGCGCCTACGCCTACACGATGTCCAACAACTACAACGGCGCCCTCAAGCCGGCGATCGTGTTTGTGCGCGACGGCGAGGCCCGCCTCGTCACACGCCGCGAAACCTACGAAGACCTCCTCGCCACCCACGCTCCCGCATTCGCGGACGCGACGCTCTAA
- a CDS encoding ABC transporter substrate-binding protein — translation MKFSRKLTLIGSTAAIAALLLSGCSSGSSDSGDTSGPNLPVGDEISTTADAALHDLLPEDIQKKGKIDVAVDIPFPPMAMYDDNNREIGFDPELARLLGQKLDIDVSLNKQAFDSVIPSLQAKKNDVIMSGMNDTPERQETLSFVNYTHGGFAILVPEGNPKSVGTQLDLCGKTVAVQKATVQGDLLRAMDCGSDPVTVMELPLDTDAQTALRAGKSDAYVADAVVAEYVAATVEDGGAFDVVRDPKNPAGFNPVYSGIGILKDRTELIDAIQQGLQALIDDGSYAKVLERNNIQAYAIDSAEVNQGAGE, via the coding sequence ATGAAGTTTTCACGCAAGCTCACCCTGATCGGTTCCACCGCCGCGATCGCCGCGCTGCTCCTCAGCGGCTGTTCGTCCGGGTCGTCTGACTCGGGCGACACCTCTGGCCCGAACCTCCCGGTCGGCGACGAAATCTCGACGACGGCCGATGCCGCCCTGCACGACCTCCTGCCCGAGGACATTCAGAAGAAGGGCAAGATTGACGTCGCCGTCGACATTCCCTTCCCGCCCATGGCGATGTACGACGACAACAACCGCGAGATCGGCTTCGATCCCGAGCTTGCGCGCCTGCTCGGCCAGAAACTCGACATCGATGTGTCGCTCAACAAGCAGGCCTTCGACTCGGTGATCCCGTCGCTGCAGGCGAAGAAGAACGACGTCATCATGAGCGGCATGAATGACACCCCTGAGCGCCAAGAGACGCTGAGCTTCGTGAACTACACACACGGCGGCTTCGCGATCCTGGTCCCCGAGGGCAACCCGAAGAGCGTCGGCACCCAGCTCGATCTCTGCGGCAAGACCGTCGCCGTGCAGAAGGCGACCGTGCAGGGCGACCTGCTGCGCGCCATGGACTGCGGCTCGGACCCCGTGACGGTCATGGAGCTGCCGCTCGACACCGACGCGCAGACCGCGCTGCGGGCGGGCAAGAGCGATGCGTATGTCGCTGACGCCGTCGTCGCCGAGTACGTCGCCGCGACGGTCGAGGACGGCGGCGCGTTCGACGTCGTGCGCGACCCGAAGAACCCCGCCGGGTTCAACCCGGTGTACAGCGGCATCGGGATCCTGAAGGATCGCACCGAGCTGATCGACGCGATCCAGCAGGGCCTGCAGGCGCTCATCGACGACGGCAGCTACGCCAAGGTGCTGGAGCGCAACAACATCCAGGCGTACGCCATCGACTCGGCCGAGGTCAACCAGGGGGCGGGCGAGTAA
- a CDS encoding amino acid ABC transporter permease produces the protein MSAANPQIEARSGGAPTDLGNEDDVVAIPLRRPWRLVSAIIVLLVFAGFIGSVATNPNIDFGAVGQFLFDKRILEGAWLTIVITAISMVVSTVLAVIVAAMRLSSNPVLSSVAWFYVWAFRGTPLLVQIVLWGYLGLLYEKLTLGVPFTDIVFWQIDTNQLISAFVAGLLALTLNQAAYSSEIVRAGMVSVDEGQREASYSLGMSPLYTFRRVLLPQAMRVIIPPMGNELISMLKNTSLLSVIAVLELYTQASMISSQNLKQVELLIVVSAWYLFMTSVLSIPQYYLERRFGRGSSRSLPPTPIQRMRQAFANRRPGPAPAPETTVIEVQP, from the coding sequence ATGTCGGCCGCGAACCCTCAGATCGAAGCGCGTTCGGGAGGTGCGCCGACAGACCTCGGAAACGAGGACGACGTCGTCGCGATCCCGCTGCGCAGGCCCTGGCGCCTCGTCAGCGCGATCATCGTCCTCCTTGTCTTCGCCGGGTTCATCGGTTCGGTGGCCACGAACCCGAACATCGACTTCGGTGCGGTGGGGCAGTTCCTGTTCGACAAGCGCATCTTGGAGGGCGCTTGGCTGACGATCGTCATCACCGCTATCTCGATGGTGGTCTCAACCGTGCTCGCCGTGATCGTCGCGGCCATGCGGCTCTCGTCAAACCCCGTGCTGAGCTCGGTCGCCTGGTTCTACGTCTGGGCCTTCCGCGGTACGCCGCTGCTCGTGCAGATCGTGCTCTGGGGCTACCTCGGGCTGCTCTACGAAAAGCTCACGCTCGGGGTCCCGTTTACGGACATAGTGTTCTGGCAGATCGACACGAACCAGCTGATCTCGGCGTTCGTCGCCGGCCTGCTCGCGCTCACGCTGAACCAGGCCGCCTATTCCTCCGAGATCGTGCGTGCCGGTATGGTCTCGGTGGACGAAGGTCAGCGCGAGGCCTCGTACTCGCTCGGCATGTCGCCGCTGTACACGTTCCGTCGGGTGCTCTTGCCCCAGGCGATGCGCGTGATCATCCCGCCGATGGGCAACGAGCTCATCTCAATGCTGAAGAACACCTCGCTGCTCTCGGTCATCGCCGTGCTCGAGCTGTACACCCAGGCATCGATGATCTCGTCGCAGAACCTCAAGCAGGTTGAGCTGCTCATCGTCGTGAGCGCCTGGTACCTCTTCATGACCAGCGTGCTCTCCATTCCGCAGTACTACCTCGAGCGCCGCTTTGGCCGGGGGAGCAGCCGTTCGCTGCCGCCCACGCCGATTCAGCGGATGCGACAGGCCTTCGCAAACAGACGCCCCGGCCCCGCGCCAGCGCCTGAGACGACAGTGATTGAGGTACAGCCATGA
- a CDS encoding amino acid ABC transporter ATP-binding protein — protein MTLIDQTLPGGPAIGDDSLVQIRRVRKSFGAHMVLRDVSLEVPAGTVTVLLGPSGSGKSTLLRCINHLETIDGGRVIVDGELIGYRQAGHKIHEMTPKEIAKQRRSIGMVFQRFNLFPHMTALENIIEAPTGIAGRPKAEARARGLELLDRVGLADFANHYPAQLSGGQQQRVAISRALAMEPKLMLFDEPTSALDPELVGDVLDVMRELADSGMTMIVVTHEIGFARGVADQVVFMDGGVVVEAGKPSEVLDNPQRQRTKNFLESVR, from the coding sequence ATGACGTTGATCGATCAGACCCTGCCCGGAGGTCCCGCCATCGGCGACGACTCCCTTGTGCAGATTCGGCGGGTGCGCAAGAGCTTCGGTGCCCACATGGTGCTGCGCGACGTCTCGCTCGAGGTGCCGGCCGGCACGGTGACGGTGCTCCTCGGCCCCTCGGGCTCGGGGAAGTCGACCCTGCTGCGCTGCATCAACCACCTCGAGACCATCGACGGCGGCCGAGTCATCGTGGACGGTGAGCTGATCGGCTATCGCCAGGCGGGTCACAAGATCCACGAGATGACGCCGAAGGAGATCGCGAAGCAACGGCGCAGTATTGGCATGGTGTTTCAGCGCTTCAACCTGTTTCCGCACATGACGGCGCTCGAGAACATCATCGAAGCGCCGACCGGGATCGCGGGGCGGCCGAAGGCCGAAGCGCGCGCCCGCGGGCTCGAGCTACTGGATCGTGTGGGGCTCGCGGACTTCGCAAACCACTACCCGGCACAGCTTTCGGGCGGCCAGCAGCAACGCGTCGCGATCTCGCGGGCCCTTGCGATGGAGCCGAAGCTCATGCTGTTCGACGAACCGACGAGTGCGCTCGACCCCGAGCTCGTCGGCGACGTGCTCGACGTCATGCGCGAGCTCGCGGACTCAGGAATGACCATGATCGTGGTCACGCACGAGATCGGCTTCGCCCGCGGGGTCGCCGACCAGGTCGTCTTCATGGACGGCGGCGTGGTGGTCGAAGCCGGCAAGCCGAGCGAGGTGCTCGACAACCCGCAGCGCCAGCGCACGAAGAACTTCTTGGAAAGCGTGCGGTAG
- a CDS encoding aldehyde dehydrogenase family protein translates to MQTFDELLGAVAAEPGTGRDIFDPATGELVGAAPVHTTEDLQRAVAAARAAQPAWEALGHAERSRLLHAAADAIDASSEALAELLSREQGKPLDGPNARFEVGGSSLWLRNAADTVLEPETLVDDASGRAVLTYRALGVVAAIGPWNWPMMISIWQIGPALRMGNTVVVKPSEHTPLSVLALVKVMNQVLPEGVLEVVSGDREVSAALTAHPEIDKIMFTGSTPTGKAIIRSSADTVKRLTLELGGNDAGVVLDDVDPEAIAEDLFWGAFINTGQTCAALKRLYVHDAVYDRVVAALAAQAANVPMGRGLDAGNVLGPLQNRQQFDIVDRLVESAKASGARVVLGGEPNREAAGNFYPTTLVADIDNDNDLVKEEQFGPALPIIRYSTVDQAVEWANGLDVGLGASVWSSSRERALEVAGRLEAGTVWINSHGGLHPLVPFGGSKQSGYGLEFSVEGLKSVAATRVISG, encoded by the coding sequence ATGCAGACGTTCGACGAACTCTTGGGAGCGGTCGCGGCCGAGCCCGGCACCGGACGAGACATCTTCGACCCGGCCACCGGCGAGCTCGTCGGCGCCGCGCCGGTCCACACGACCGAGGACCTGCAGCGCGCGGTCGCCGCCGCCCGCGCGGCGCAGCCCGCGTGGGAAGCCCTCGGCCACGCCGAGCGCAGCCGCCTGCTGCACGCCGCCGCCGACGCGATTGATGCCTCGTCGGAGGCACTCGCCGAGCTCCTCTCGCGCGAACAGGGCAAGCCCCTTGACGGGCCGAACGCCCGCTTCGAGGTCGGCGGATCCTCACTCTGGCTGCGCAACGCCGCCGACACCGTGCTCGAGCCCGAAACCCTCGTCGACGACGCGAGCGGCCGCGCCGTGCTCACGTACCGCGCGCTCGGCGTCGTCGCCGCGATCGGCCCGTGGAACTGGCCGATGATGATCTCGATCTGGCAGATCGGCCCGGCGCTCCGCATGGGCAACACGGTCGTCGTCAAGCCGTCCGAGCACACCCCGCTGAGCGTGCTCGCGCTCGTCAAGGTGATGAACCAGGTGCTGCCCGAGGGCGTCCTCGAGGTCGTCAGCGGCGACCGCGAGGTCAGCGCGGCGCTCACCGCGCACCCCGAGATCGACAAGATCATGTTCACCGGCTCGACCCCCACCGGCAAGGCCATCATCCGCTCCTCCGCCGACACCGTGAAGCGGCTCACGCTTGAGCTCGGCGGCAACGACGCGGGCGTCGTGCTCGACGACGTCGACCCCGAGGCGATCGCCGAGGACCTCTTCTGGGGCGCGTTCATCAACACCGGGCAGACCTGCGCCGCGCTCAAGCGCCTCTACGTCCATGACGCGGTGTATGACCGGGTCGTGGCGGCGCTCGCGGCTCAAGCCGCCAACGTCCCGATGGGCCGCGGCCTCGACGCTGGGAACGTGCTCGGGCCGTTGCAGAACCGCCAGCAGTTCGACATTGTCGATCGCCTCGTCGAATCGGCGAAGGCTTCGGGTGCCCGCGTGGTGCTCGGCGGCGAGCCCAACCGGGAGGCCGCGGGCAACTTCTACCCGACGACGCTCGTGGCCGACATCGACAACGACAACGACCTCGTCAAGGAAGAGCAGTTCGGGCCGGCCCTGCCGATCATCCGCTACTCCACCGTCGATCAGGCAGTCGAATGGGCGAACGGCCTCGACGTCGGCCTCGGCGCCTCGGTCTGGTCCTCGAGCCGCGAGCGCGCGCTCGAGGTGGCGGGCCGCCTCGAGGCGGGCACCGTCTGGATCAACAGCCACGGCGGCCTGCACCCGCTCGTCCCGTTCGGCGGCTCCAAGCAGTCCGGCTACGGGCTCGAGTTCTCGGTCGAGGGCCTCAAGAGCGTCGCCGCGACCCGGGTGATCAGCGGCTAG
- a CDS encoding NAD(P)/FAD-dependent oxidoreductase — protein sequence MSPSPALHSRHVVIVGAGFAGLVAARELEGAGVRVTLLEARDRVGGRAWTDERLGHALEIGATWVHWMQPFIWNEITRYGQSIYPSPVADDAYWISGGAVHHGTEAELDALLERPQAAIFEGSRELFPYPHDPLHVLETGTPEAQDRFRAADTGGVLDALREGTFTQEEFDLADAYWSAGYNGSTATASPLMAKHWASLSDHRLSLLDDQTLRFKLTNGMGAITQAIAADLRCEIQLNTPVARVEHAADRAAVTLATGERIDADAVIVTAPLGALDTLEFSPALGQDQRDVIDEGFNCTGMKVWIRIQGHHSIIAYAPATTSPDHPLALIRSEYFLEDGTTILVGFGPDHTRLDLNDAAAVQEIVRLWRPDLEVIESTGHDWAADPWSGQTWATPRSGQFTRGWNLFRGAESRLRFAGADWAKGWNGVVVDGAIETGITTARGLIEEFRAEAR from the coding sequence ATGTCTCCCTCTCCCGCGCTTCACTCCCGCCACGTCGTCATCGTCGGCGCAGGCTTTGCAGGCCTCGTCGCCGCCCGCGAACTCGAAGGTGCCGGCGTGCGCGTCACGCTGCTCGAGGCCCGCGACCGGGTCGGCGGCCGCGCCTGGACCGACGAGCGCCTGGGCCACGCCCTCGAGATCGGCGCCACCTGGGTGCACTGGATGCAACCGTTCATCTGGAACGAGATCACGCGCTACGGCCAGTCGATCTACCCCAGCCCGGTCGCGGACGACGCCTACTGGATCAGCGGCGGCGCGGTCCACCACGGCACCGAGGCCGAGCTCGACGCGCTTCTCGAGCGCCCACAGGCGGCCATCTTCGAGGGCTCGCGCGAGCTCTTTCCCTATCCGCACGACCCCCTGCACGTGCTCGAGACGGGCACCCCCGAGGCCCAGGACCGCTTCCGCGCCGCCGACACCGGGGGGGTGCTCGACGCCCTGCGCGAGGGCACGTTCACCCAGGAGGAGTTCGACCTCGCCGACGCTTACTGGTCTGCCGGCTACAACGGTTCGACCGCGACCGCCTCGCCGCTCATGGCGAAGCACTGGGCCTCGCTGAGCGACCACCGCCTCTCGCTGCTCGACGACCAGACCCTGCGATTCAAACTCACGAACGGGATGGGTGCGATCACCCAGGCGATCGCGGCCGACCTCCGCTGCGAGATTCAGCTCAATACCCCCGTCGCGCGCGTCGAGCACGCAGCGGATCGCGCCGCCGTCACGCTCGCGACCGGCGAGCGGATCGACGCGGACGCCGTCATCGTGACTGCCCCGCTGGGCGCGCTCGACACCCTCGAGTTCTCGCCCGCACTGGGGCAGGATCAGCGCGACGTCATCGACGAGGGATTCAACTGCACGGGCATGAAGGTGTGGATCCGCATCCAGGGACACCACTCGATCATCGCCTATGCGCCCGCAACGACCTCCCCCGATCACCCCCTCGCGCTCATCCGGAGCGAGTACTTCCTCGAAGACGGCACCACGATCCTGGTCGGTTTTGGGCCAGACCACACCCGCCTTGACCTCAATGACGCCGCCGCGGTCCAGGAAATCGTGCGACTCTGGCGCCCCGATCTTGAGGTCATCGAGTCGACCGGGCACGACTGGGCTGCCGATCCGTGGTCGGGGCAGACCTGGGCGACGCCGCGCTCGGGTCAATTCACCCGCGGTTGGAACCTCTTCCGAGGCGCCGAAAGCCGGCTCCGCTTTGCCGGCGCCGACTGGGCGAAGGGCTGGAATGGCGTCGTTGTGGACGGTGCCATCGAGACCGGGATCACCACCGCCCGCGGTCTGATTGAAGAGTTTCGGGCCGAGGCGCGCTAG
- a CDS encoding WXG100 family type VII secretion target, whose product MANISVSYGEIEQAASQLGAGRDEIAQRLRGMQARISGLVSSGFVTDQASAKFDGAYGEYTTSANTVIDKLTEIQAFLTQTANALRELDAQIAAKIN is encoded by the coding sequence ATGGCAAATATCAGTGTTTCTTACGGCGAGATCGAGCAAGCGGCGTCGCAGCTGGGTGCGGGGCGCGACGAGATTGCCCAGCGGCTGCGCGGCATGCAGGCGCGCATCAGCGGCCTGGTGAGCTCCGGGTTTGTGACGGACCAGGCCTCAGCGAAGTTTGACGGCGCGTATGGCGAGTACACGACGAGCGCCAACACGGTCATCGACAAGTTGACGGAGATACAGGCATTTCTCACGCAGACCGCGAACGCGTTGCGTGAGCTGGACGCGCAGATCGCCGCGAAGATCAACTAG
- a CDS encoding alpha/beta hydrolase: MTVVPGAREALGGETPIHGSPDEVAPLASFARGVAEDAALFGRHVAGARNSLERQHSIGVTRLIGKLSAGLQPGAVALHESAVGGQYALDRYAAEVFEIHAEARAQLERAAGALDNIRGSARAIEAIAAAIGVRGDCQWDEGVSTVMPEPAHLSLAGALPRAEGPSVGAMLRHAYEEPWRVAARRWRDALDELAQVRRLWNSLLERRRRAESALRASIYATEIGQLITLGPGADEPAALFLARAVVGSAGNGEQSPAVAARSHPLLARLIGSRSGEDSWDQPPDPTVVARNWARLSANEQQRLVTEVPWVIGNLPGLPFAVRDAANREQLEYFILHPDELGPTHRVAVDELMKVLEKERLRVAERGVASPPVSLVAFDVTGEVPRAAVGYGDLDTAQNLNWVIPGMFNDVHEGLAGWDRAGQNLFQAQGGVLERARRFDEGNALVAYFEYDTPNLLSVLSAEPARVGASRLASELDGAFATRQANQEIRNHGVLAHSYGTPVAANALLLTRFPVQSLTLMGSAGLDGGRVASLADLHVDRDAEGRARVYTTMATADTTAPLGSQLSGRLQPNPATAAPSTLRIGGAQYFSSDGDGELLPVTGHGISRDDGGGYLDKRTQSLDSIAKLTLGEGAEVSGGLTEVRQESLSARERVEAMTWGGP, from the coding sequence ATGACGGTCGTCCCTGGGGCGCGCGAGGCGTTGGGGGGTGAGACGCCGATTCACGGTAGTCCTGACGAGGTAGCGCCGCTTGCCAGTTTTGCGCGGGGAGTGGCGGAGGACGCCGCGCTCTTTGGGCGGCACGTCGCGGGGGCGCGAAACTCACTCGAGCGCCAACACAGCATCGGGGTGACCCGGCTCATCGGCAAGCTCAGCGCGGGCCTGCAGCCGGGTGCGGTCGCGCTGCACGAGAGTGCCGTCGGCGGGCAGTACGCGCTCGATCGCTACGCCGCGGAGGTGTTCGAGATCCACGCAGAGGCGAGGGCCCAGCTTGAGCGAGCGGCCGGTGCGCTCGACAACATTCGTGGGTCGGCGCGGGCAATTGAGGCAATTGCGGCCGCGATCGGCGTTCGCGGCGACTGCCAATGGGACGAAGGCGTCTCTACCGTGATGCCCGAGCCAGCGCACCTCAGTCTTGCGGGAGCTCTGCCGCGGGCTGAGGGCCCGAGCGTTGGAGCAATGCTGCGCCATGCGTATGAGGAGCCCTGGCGAGTAGCGGCGCGGCGCTGGCGAGACGCGTTGGATGAGCTCGCGCAGGTACGCCGCCTCTGGAACAGTCTGCTCGAGCGGCGACGGCGTGCGGAGTCCGCATTGCGGGCGTCGATATATGCCACCGAGATCGGACAGCTCATCACGCTCGGACCTGGCGCTGATGAGCCCGCCGCCCTCTTCCTTGCCCGTGCGGTTGTTGGCAGCGCTGGGAACGGGGAACAGAGTCCAGCCGTCGCCGCGAGATCTCACCCCCTGCTCGCACGGCTCATCGGCAGCCGGTCTGGCGAGGACTCGTGGGACCAGCCGCCCGACCCGACCGTGGTCGCGCGCAACTGGGCTAGGCTCAGCGCCAACGAGCAACAGCGGCTGGTCACTGAGGTGCCCTGGGTCATCGGTAACCTGCCGGGTCTCCCGTTCGCAGTGCGCGACGCGGCGAACCGCGAACAGCTCGAGTACTTCATATTGCATCCCGATGAGCTCGGCCCGACCCATCGCGTCGCGGTCGACGAGTTGATGAAGGTACTGGAAAAGGAGCGGTTGCGTGTTGCTGAGCGTGGGGTGGCCAGCCCACCGGTGAGTCTGGTGGCGTTCGACGTCACCGGCGAGGTGCCGAGAGCGGCAGTCGGCTATGGAGACCTCGATACTGCTCAGAACCTGAACTGGGTCATCCCCGGGATGTTCAACGACGTGCACGAGGGCCTGGCGGGGTGGGACAGGGCGGGGCAAAACCTCTTTCAGGCGCAAGGGGGAGTGCTCGAGCGGGCCCGACGTTTCGACGAGGGCAACGCCCTGGTCGCGTACTTCGAGTACGACACCCCAAATCTGCTGAGCGTGCTGTCCGCAGAGCCGGCCCGAGTCGGGGCGTCCCGCCTCGCCAGCGAGTTGGACGGGGCGTTCGCTACGCGCCAGGCGAACCAGGAGATAAGGAACCACGGGGTGCTCGCCCACTCGTACGGCACCCCGGTAGCGGCAAACGCGTTGCTGCTCACGAGATTCCCCGTGCAGTCACTCACACTCATGGGTTCCGCAGGCTTGGACGGCGGGCGGGTGGCCTCGCTCGCCGATCTCCACGTCGACCGCGACGCGGAAGGCCGGGCTCGGGTATACACGACCATGGCGACAGCGGATACGACCGCCCCCCTTGGCTCGCAGCTCTCGGGTCGACTACAACCGAACCCGGCCACCGCCGCGCCGTCGACCCTGCGGATCGGTGGTGCTCAATACTTCTCGTCGGACGGGGATGGAGAACTTCTGCCGGTCACCGGGCACGGTATCTCCCGCGACGACGGGGGCGGGTACCTCGATAAGCGCACGCAATCGCTCGACAGCATCGCAAAGTTGACCCTCGGTGAGGGCGCTGAGGTCTCGGGTGGGCTGACCGAGGTTCGACAGGAGAGTCTGTCCGCGCGCGAACGGGTCGAAGCAATGACATGGGGAGGTCCGTGA
- a CDS encoding TetR/AcrR family transcriptional regulator, which translates to MNQVSGRDALLSATITVVARGGLRSLTHRAVALEAGVSHGLVRHHFGSRDALIEAALEYAVQQSMSSTSMTGRVPSVAGFAEGIDSLAEREADMQAFQYELLLEARRKPELRPLIDAYYETYRRASSERLRELGVVDQDLAEVIWFALDGLVFKQLIARDAAEGARAIERIRALVAAAASLPASPQ; encoded by the coding sequence GTGAATCAGGTTTCGGGGCGCGACGCGCTGCTCAGCGCGACGATTACCGTGGTGGCCCGCGGCGGCCTGCGTTCGCTCACGCACCGCGCGGTGGCATTGGAGGCCGGCGTCTCGCACGGTCTCGTGCGACACCATTTCGGCTCTCGCGACGCGCTGATTGAAGCCGCGCTGGAGTATGCGGTGCAGCAGAGTATGAGCTCGACGAGCATGACGGGACGCGTGCCATCGGTGGCGGGCTTCGCCGAGGGCATCGATTCGCTGGCCGAGCGCGAGGCCGACATGCAGGCGTTCCAGTACGAACTCCTCCTCGAGGCACGTCGGAAGCCCGAGCTGCGGCCGCTGATCGACGCCTACTACGAGACGTACCGTCGGGCTTCGTCCGAGCGGCTTCGCGAGCTTGGCGTGGTCGATCAGGACCTCGCCGAGGTGATCTGGTTCGCGCTCGACGGCCTCGTCTTTAAGCAGCTGATCGCCCGAGACGCCGCGGAGGGCGCCCGCGCGATAGAGCGGATCCGCGCGCTCGTGGCCGCGGCGGCGTCGCTGCCCGCTTCCCCTCAATAG